In a genomic window of Telopea speciosissima isolate NSW1024214 ecotype Mountain lineage chromosome 5, Tspe_v1, whole genome shotgun sequence:
- the LOC122660897 gene encoding pentatricopeptide repeat-containing protein At4g08210-like translates to MDLNWVVRAIHHCRRILSFGPGKAFHSHLIKLGFLKEVFIVNNLIAMYVDFSFLDDAQQLFDEAAKRNVVTWTTMISACNAARSPLEALRYFNWMSESESEMPNSFTFSAALKACALLGSLELGKSIHRNIPKATLESDTVLMNSLLDMYVKCGSLYDAQKVFDGALLPNSNSWNTIIGGYSKEGRMVEALNLFHQMPEPNVVSWNTIIAGLTLKESVQALEFASSMHRKGIRFDQFTFPCALNVCGCLHLLTVGQQIHCYVVKSGFESGCYTGSALVDMYAKCTRVDEATKFFDQYSQHEASVHDKLALWNSMLSGYVLNEHHDAALDLISKMHGSGAFLDSYTYNSVLKICTDLLNSSLGLQVHGLIVTSGYELDCVVGSVLTDFYAKHGNMTNALLLFQRLPKKDIIAWSGLIAGCVKKGSHFLAFSLFKDMFFSDLEVDQFVISSVLKACSDLAGFESGKQVHTYSIKSGYEMEGVVVTSLIDMYSKCGEIEASLKLFNGVSNRDTACWTGIIVGCGQNGKPEQAIQFFQDMLKSGAKPNLITFLGVLSACRHVGLVGEAWIFFRSMGVEHGLEPRLEHYSCMVDLLGRAGCFDEAEKLVLSMPYEPDHNIWISLLGACGIHRNAELGKRIGRHLLEVSPEDPSVYVTLSNIYSSLGLWEESSKLRCVMKKVGIKEAGKSWIEVSS, encoded by the coding sequence ATGGACTTGAATTGGGTCGTTAGAGCTATACACCATTGTCGGCGAATTCTATCTTTCGGTCCTGGGAAGGCATTCCATTCTCACTTAATAAAACTTGGGTTCTTAAAGGAAGTTTTTATAGTAAATAATTTGATTGCCATGTACGTAGATTTCAGCTTTCTTGATGATGCCCAACAGTTGTTTGACGAAGCGGCTAAGAGAAATGTGGTAACATGGACCACAATGATCTCTGCATGTAATGCGGCTCGAAGTCCTCTTGAAGCATTGAGGTACTTCAACTGGATGTCAGAGTCTGAATCAGAAATGCCCAATAGTTTTACGTTTTCTGCAGCTCTGAAAGCATGTGCCCTCTTGGGGAGTCTCGAATTGGGTAAGTCGATCCACAGAAATATTCCTAAAGCTACATTGGAATCTGATACTGTTTTGATGAATAGCCTTCTTGACATGTATGTTAAATGTGGGAGTTTGTATGATGCTCAGAAAGTTTTTGATGGGGCTTTGTtaccaaattcaaattcatgGAACACGATCATTGGAGGGTATTCGAAGGAAGGTAGGATGGTGGAGGCACTGAATCTATTTCATCAAATGCCTGAACCTAATGTTGTCTCATGGAATACCATTATTGCAGGCTTGACACTTAAAGAGAGTGTACAGGCATTGGAATTTGCATCTTCAATGCACAGAAAAGGCATTAGGTTTGATCAGTTTACATTCCCTTGTGCTCTGAATGTATGTGGGTGTCTGCATCTATTAACAGTGGGGCAACAGATCCACTGTTATGTGGTCAAATCTGGGTTTGAGTCTGGTTGTTATACTGGATCTGCTTTAGTTGATATGTATGCAAAATGTACTAGGGTGGATGAAGCAACTAAGTTTTTTGATCAATACTCACAACATGAAGCATCTGTTCATGATAAGCTGGCACTTTGGAATTCTATGCTTTCTGGTTATGTTCTTAATGAACACCATGATGCGGCACTTGATCTGATTTCAAAAATGCATGGCTCAGGTGCATTTCTTGATTCATACACCTATAACAGTGTTCTGAAGATCTGTACTGACTTGCTTAATTCAAGTCTTGGGCTTCAAGTCCATGGCTTAATTGTTACAAGTGGGTATGAATTAGATTGTGTTGTTGGAAGTGTTCTTACAGATTTTTATGCAAAACATGGAAACATGACGAATGCATTATTATTGTTTCAGAGGCTTCCCAAGAAGGATATAATTGCATGGTCCGGTTTGATTGCAGGATGTGTTAAAAAAGGATCACACTTTTTAGCATTTTCTCTATTCAAAGATATGTTTTTTTCAGATCTTGAAGTGGATCAGTTTGTTATTTCAAGTGTTCTTAAAGCTTGTTCAGATCTAGCAGGATTTGAAAGTGGTAAACAGGTTCACACTTACTCTATTAAGAGTGGATATGAAATGGAGGGAGTGGTTGTCACCTCTCTCATTGATATGTACTCAAAATGTGGTGAAATTGAAGCTAGCTTAAAGTTGTTTAATGGTGTCAGCAACAGAGACACTGCGTGTTGGACGGGGATCATAGTTGGGtgtgggcaaaatggtaaaccAGAGCAGGCAATACAATTTTTCCAAGATATGCTGAAATCAGGGGCAAAGCCAAATTTGATCACATTTTTAGGAGTTCTTTCAGCATGTAGACATGTTGGTTTGGTGGGGGAAGCTTGGATCTTTTTCAGGTCTATGGGAGTGGAGCATGGGCTGGAACCCCGTCTGGAGCATTACAGttgcatggttgatcttcttGGTCGAGCTGGATGTTTTGATGAGGCAGAGAAGTTGGTACTCTCAATGCCATATGAGCCGGATCACAACATATGGATCTCCTTGCTTGGTGCCTGTGGGATTCACAGGAATGCTGAACTTGGTAAGCGCATTGGTAGACATCTTCTTGAAGTCTCGCCAGAAGATCCATCTGTGTATGTGACATTGTCGAATATTTATTCTTCTCTGGGACTGTGGGAAGAATCAAGCAAATTGAGATGTGTCATGAAAAAGGTGGGGATAAAGGAAGCAGGGAAAAGCTGGATTGAGGTCAGTAGTTAA